A genomic region of Papaver somniferum cultivar HN1 chromosome 7, ASM357369v1, whole genome shotgun sequence contains the following coding sequences:
- the LOC113298939 gene encoding cytochrome P450 98A2-like gives MAIFIFVSAILFIILSYNIFQRLRFKLPPGPRPWPIVGNLYDIKPVRFRCFYDWSKIYGPIISVWFGSTLNVVVSNTELAKQVLKEKDQQLADRHRSRSAAKFSRDGTDLIWADYGPHYVKVRKVCTLELFSPKRIEALRPIREDEVTAMVESIFNGCTKPDKSGKSLTVKNYLSGVAFNNITRLAFGKRFVNSEGIMDEQGLEFKAIVANGLKLGASLAMAEHIPWLRFLFPLEEEAFAKHGARRDRLTRAIMDEHTLARQTSGGAKQHFVDALLTVQEQYDLSEDTIIGLLWDMITAGMDTTAISVEWAMAELIKNPRVQEKAQEELDRVVGTERVMTELDFSNLPYLMSIAKEALRLHPPTPLMLPHKANANVKIGGYDIPKGSNVHVNVWAVARDPAVWKEPFEFRPERFMEEDVDMKGHDYRLLPFGAGRRVCPGAQLGINLVASMLGHLLHHFCWNPTEGVKPEELDMSENPGLVTYMRTPLLAVPTPRLPSELYKRVAADI, from the exons ATGGCAATTTTCATATTTGTTTCTGCAATACTCTTTATAATCCTGAGTTACAATATATTCCAACGTTTAAGGTTCAAGCTTCCACCAGGTCCACGTCCATGGCCAATAGTGGGTAATCTCTACGACATCAAACCGGTAAGGTTCCGGTGTTTTTACGACTGGTCGAAGATTTACGGACCAATCATTTCGGTTTGGTTCGGTTCTACGTTGAATGTCGTCGTGTCCAATACAGAGTTAGCTAAACAGGTGTTGAAAGAAAAAGATCAGCAGTTGGCTGATAGGCACAGGAGCCGATCAGCTGCGAAATTCAGTAGAGATGGTACGGATCTTATTTGGGCTGATTATGGTCCTCATTATGTTAAGGTTAGAAAAGTTTGTACACTTGAACTTTTCTCACCTAAAAGGATTGAAGCTCTTAGGCCTATTAGAGAAGATGAAGTCACTGCCATGGTTGAATCTATCTTTAATGGCTGCACTAAACCAG ATAAGAGTGGGAAAAGTCTGACTGTGAAGAACTATTTAAGTGGGGTAGCATTCAACAACATAACTAGGCTAGCATTTGGTAAAAGATTTGTGAATTCAGAAGGTATAATGGATGAACAAGGACTAGAATTTAAAGCTATTGTTGCTAATGGTTTAAAGCTCGGTGCGTCGCTAGCAATGGCTGAACATATTCCATGGCTAAGATTTTTGTTCCCACTTGAGGAAGAAGCCTTTGCAAAGCACGGAGCTCGCAGGGACCGTCTCACCAGAGCTATTATGGATGAACATACTCTTGCTCGTCAGACCAGCGGTGGTGCTAAGCAGCATTTTGTTGATGCATTGCTAACTGTTCAAGAGCAGTATGATCTTAGTGAAGATACCATTATTGGCCTTCTCTGG GACATGATCACAGCAGGTATGGACACAACAGCGATATCAGTTGAATGGGCTATGGCAGAACTGATTAAGAACCCCAGGGTTCAAGAGAAGGCTCAGGAGGAACTGGATCGAGTTGTAGGAACTGAACGTGTAATGACAGAGTTGGACTTCTCGAATCTCCCTTACCTGATGTCAATTGCCAAGGAGGCGTTGCGGCTGCACCCACCAACTCCGCTTATGTTGCCTCACAAGGCCAATGCCAATGTCAAGATTGGTGGTTATGATATCCCCAAGGGTTCTAATGTTCACGTAAATGTCTGGGCTGTAGCGCGTGATCCAGCTGTATGGAAAGAACCATTTGAGTTCCGTCCTGAGCGTTTCATGGAGGAGGACGTCGACATGAAAGGTCACGATTATCGGCTATTACCCTTTGGTGCAGGGCGTCGTGTCTGCCCTGGTGCACAATTAGGAATAAACTTGGTGGCATCAATGTTGGGTCATCTATTGCACCATTTCTGTTGGAACCCAACCGAAGGGGTGAAGCCCGAGGAACTTGACATGTCGGAAAACCCTGGTCTGGTGACCTACATGAGGACACCGTTACTAGCAGTTCCTACCCCAAGGTTGCCTTCTGAGTTGTACAAACGTGTCGCTGCTGATATCTAA